The Cynocephalus volans isolate mCynVol1 chromosome 2, mCynVol1.pri, whole genome shotgun sequence genome window below encodes:
- the ESM1 gene encoding endothelial cell-specific molecule 1 isoform X1 → MRSLLLLSTLLVPVHLATVWSTKYAVDCPEHCDSTECKSSLRCKRTVLDDCGCCRVCAAGLGETCYRTVSGMDGVKCGPGLRCQFYSEEDDFGDEFGICKDCPYGTFGMECKETCNCQSGICDRATGKCLKFSFFQYSVAKSSNRQFVSYTEHDMASGDGNAVREEIVKENAARSPVMKWLNPR, encoded by the exons ATGAGGAGCCTCCTGCTGCTGAGCACGCTGCTGGTACCTGTGCACCTGGCCACGGTCTGGAGCACCAAGTATGCGGTGGATTGCCCTGAACACTGTGACAGCACTGAGTGCAAAAGCAGCCTGCGCTGCAAGAGGACAGTGCTGGACGACTGTGGCTGCTGCCGGGTGTGCGCCGCGGGGCTGGGAGAAACCTGCTACCGCACAGTGTCAGGCATGGATGGCGTGAAGTGTGGCCCGGGGCTGAGGTGTCAGTTTTACAGTGAGGAGGATGATTTTGGTGACGAGTTTGGTATCTGCAAAG ACTGTCCCTACGGCACCTTCGGGATGGAATGCAAGGAGACCTGCAATTGCCAGTCGGGCATATGTGACAGGGCGACCGGCAAATGTCTGAAATTTTCCTTCTTCCAATATTCAGTAGCCAAGTCTTCCAACAGGCAATTTGTTTCTTACACAG AGCATGACATGGCATCAGGAGATGGCAATGCTGTGagagaagaaattgtgaaagagAACGCTGCCCGGTCTCCTGTAATGAAATGGTTAAATCCACGCTGA
- the ESM1 gene encoding endothelial cell-specific molecule 1 isoform X2 yields MRSLLLLSTLLVPVHLATVWSTKYAVDCPEHCDSTECKSSLRCKRTVLDDCGCCRVCAAGLGETCYRTVSGMDGVKCGPGLRCQFYSEEDDFGDEFGICKEHDMASGDGNAVREEIVKENAARSPVMKWLNPR; encoded by the exons ATGAGGAGCCTCCTGCTGCTGAGCACGCTGCTGGTACCTGTGCACCTGGCCACGGTCTGGAGCACCAAGTATGCGGTGGATTGCCCTGAACACTGTGACAGCACTGAGTGCAAAAGCAGCCTGCGCTGCAAGAGGACAGTGCTGGACGACTGTGGCTGCTGCCGGGTGTGCGCCGCGGGGCTGGGAGAAACCTGCTACCGCACAGTGTCAGGCATGGATGGCGTGAAGTGTGGCCCGGGGCTGAGGTGTCAGTTTTACAGTGAGGAGGATGATTTTGGTGACGAGTTTGGTATCTGCAAAG AGCATGACATGGCATCAGGAGATGGCAATGCTGTGagagaagaaattgtgaaagagAACGCTGCCCGGTCTCCTGTAATGAAATGGTTAAATCCACGCTGA